A window of the Sabethes cyaneus chromosome 1, idSabCyanKW18_F2, whole genome shotgun sequence genome harbors these coding sequences:
- the LOC128745863 gene encoding uncharacterized protein LOC128745863 has translation MAQDQLIRIGGRLRQAHLPFDSKHQILLPSTHAFSSLLVRHYHEKHLHAAPQLLLTILRLRYWITGARNLAKRIIHKCIACFRARPRLVEQFMAELPASRITEARPFSVTGVDYWGPIMLKPCHRRAAPRKAYVAVFVCFTTKAVHLELVPELTTSKFMQALRRFVSRRGLCADLYSDNGRNFVGAANELRQLVHTAECQQTIAHECASNGIRWHFNPPKASHFGGLWEASIYSAQKHFVRVVGNHTLAYDEMETLLSQIECCLNSRPIVPLSDDPTDFEPLTPGPGLNGCRT, from the coding sequence CGTCAACTCACGCTTTCTCCAGCTTGCTTGTGCGACATTACCATGAAAAGCATTTGCATGCCGCCCCTCAACTATTGCTGACTATTCTTCGACTTCGCTACTGGATTACCGGAGCTAGGAATCTTGCTAAACGGATTATTCACAAATGCATCGCTTGTTTTCGAGCACGTCCGCGGCTCGTGGAGCAGTTTATGGCAGAGCTCCCAGCATCGCGTATTACAGAAGCTAGACCATTTTCAGTAACGGGAGTGGACTATTGGGGTCCAATTATGCTAAAACCGTGCCATCGTCGTGCTGCGCCGAGAAAGGCGTATGTGGCGGTGTTTGTATGCTTCACTACGAAAGCTGTTCACTTAGAACTGGTTCCGGAGCTTACCACTTCCAAATTCATGCAAGCGTTGCGGCGTTTTGTGTCCCGTCGTGGATTATGCGCAGACTTATATAGCGACAACGGTCGCAACTTTGTGGGAGCAGCAAACGAGCTACGTCAGCTGGTTCACACTGCAGAATGCCAACAAACTATTGCTCACGAGTGTGCATCGAATGGAATTCGATGGCACTTCAATCCACCAAAGGCCTCTCACTTTGGGGGTCTTTGGGAAGCTTCTATTTACTCTGCCCAAAAGCACTTTGTTCGTGTTGTTGGGAATCACACTTTAGCATACGACGAAATGGAGACATTGCTATCTCAAATAGAATGCTGCCTCAACTCCAGACCGATAGTCCCATTGAGCGATGATCCGACCGATTTCGAACCGCTTACTCCTGGTCCTGGCCTTAACGGGTGCCGCACTTAA